Sequence from the Aquimarina sp. Aq107 genome:
AATAACTTTTCACTATCCTCTAGAAAATCATTATCATTTCCCCAAGCCTGATGAATTATTGGGTTATGATGAATTAATAGTATTTTTTTTTCGTTATTAGAATCGTTAATCGCTTTTTGAATTTCGTTAATCTTATCCGTTTTTATTTTACCTCTACTAGCATCAATTTCATTCCAATGATCAAAACAAGAGTTCAAAACAATAAAGAAGATATCCAAATCTGAATCTTCATAGACAAAGAAACTATTTTCTAATAATTGATTTCTAGAGGAATCATCGTTCGGGTTACTTGGATATAAAGGAAAACAGGTATCAAATTTTTTAATATAATCAAATGAATCCTTTTCAGCGTCTCTTGATGCCACATCATGGTTACCTATTGTCCCAATTAACAACTTTGATTTAACTTCGTGATGTATAAGCTTTAACTGATCCCAAGCGCTTTTTAAACCTTTATCATCAATTTGATGAGCATAATCACCAGGTGATAATAAATAATCTAATTCAAGGCTATTCTCTCGAATCAATTTTTTAAGCGCAGAAAATGGATTTTTTTCAATAGGGTCATCAGGCATCGAAGGAAAATAGTAACCTCCTTGCTGTTGTTTATTATCTTTTTCGTGACTATGTATATCACTTATAACACCTATTTTGATCATTTAGAAATTTTTAATTATTATTTCTTTTTTGATCGAATTCGTATTTACAAAAGATAAATCATTATTACGATTGAGGATAATTTGGTCTCCCAAATACTCTAATTGTTTAGCAAATAAATTATCGTTTCCCACAAACAGAATAAATTTACCCCCTAACTTTGTGATTTTTTCAATTTTTTGGATTAAATATTTTTTCTCAATTAAAGTAAACTCTTCCGAGTTGTATCGTTTGAACTTAGTATCGGATCCCAAGTACGGCGGATCAAAACAGAAGAAATCATTTTTTTGAACATTTGATGTGTCAATATTTTTAAAACAATTCACGCTTAAATCGATTCTATTTTGCAAAACTTTGGAACACCTTAATAGGTTTTCATTATCAATTAATTTTT
This genomic interval carries:
- a CDS encoding metallophosphoesterase; its protein translation is MIKIGVISDIHSHEKDNKQQQGGYYFPSMPDDPIEKNPFSALKKLIRENSLELDYLLSPGDYAHQIDDKGLKSAWDQLKLIHHEVKSKLLIGTIGNHDVASRDAEKDSFDYIKKFDTCFPLYPSNPNDDSSRNQLLENSFFVYEDSDLDIFFIVLNSCFDHWNEIDASRGKIKTDKINEIQKAINDSNNEKKILLIHHNPIIHQAWGNDNDFLEDSEKLLQNIRGIDLIIYGHKHNFRFEQREIYPKNLSLLASGSFSCFKTSLARNDQNTFHIVEFDCKKMEFCENQGFVKTYEYNPSDGWNYSNKLLEGFGCTLDSQSLESKIINFLKEQDEHYMNWSDIVTDLPFLQYVSKKNRNLVFENLQKKGDVIKVLYTDRGELESLILK